The Sulfolobales archaeon sequence CCAATTCCTGCAAGCGAGAGATCCTTTACCTTCCATGTCATATACATATACCACTTAATCCTAGTAGAAGAGGTTTAATATATAAGAAGACATCTATCATCGATAGAGATATATCCTGCATAAGCATTTAATCACCAGCCTCCTTTCAACTTTAAAGGGCAGATTTCCAGCTATAAGATGTAGACACATTTAGCCTTTTTAAGGCTGTTTGGATGGTCATATATGGTTACCCGGAGCATGGCTCGCAGTGAGAAGTTCTCTAGGGATTTATGTGTTGTATCTCATGAGGAGGATATCGATGGTATAGGATCTGCTGCTGTAGCGATTAAAAGTATGAAGGTTAGATGTGTATATCTAACAGGCTATTTTAAGGATGAATGGCTACTACTGAGTAGAAAGATCGCTGGGAGATGCCGGGATAAAAGATCTATAGAGCTTCTAATAACAGATCTTAATCCTAATGTCGAAATGATAGAAACCCTAGATAGATCTTTAGCTAAATGTGAAGATAAAAGAGTTATCTGGATAGATCACCATGTTTGGAGTGAGGAGGCTCTATCAAAGGCTAGGGCTCTTGGGTATATCGAGACCCATATAAATAGATCTATGACGGCGACGGAGAACGTGATACACTACTTTGGGTTAGAGAAAATGATAGATATTAGTGTCATAGCATATCTATCTAGAGATACTGATTACGGCTTATTTAGCCACCCCCTATCTGAGCCTTTAACAGATGTAATTAGATATAGCCTCTATAGAAAAGGTGATAAGAGATTTCTCATAAAATTGGCAAGGAAATTCTCTAAAGGGATTATATGGGATCACGAGATCGATGGTGTATGGGCTGAGGCGAAGAGGGAGAAGGAGAAGATCCTCGAAGATCTCAGGAGAGGTGTTGTTGTTAGAGATATAAAGGGGTATAAAACGCTCTTCCTAATCTCAGATCCTATGATCAGCTCTAAAATAGCTATTCGAGAAGCTGGGGTTAAAGGTTATGACATAGCCTTTGTTATATATAGAAATGGTGCTGTAACAATTGCCCGCGGCTCTGAAAACATTAACTGTGCAGAGATTGCTATGAGGCTTGGGGGAGGTGGGCATCCACATATAGCTGGGGCTCAGATAGATAGGAAGGTGGTAGAGGCTGGTTTAGAAGAGATTATAAAATATATATCTGAGAGACTATAGGTTGAATAGCGTTATCTATGATCAGGCGTATACCTCTAAAATGAGGAACACCATCAATATGGAACACTCTTAATGCCAAGCTTATAGGCCCCCCAGTTGGTGCCTATGTGGAGTATAAGCACTATTATTGCCCCAGCTATGAATTCCCAAAGCCCTATTACATAGCCAATGCCTCTATCAAGTCTTGTGATCTTTATAAGCAAGTTAGCGAATAGATAGAACGATAGCTGATCTAGAATTGGTGCTGGAGCCCCCCTTGGAATACCTAGTCTTCTCTTTATAAATGCACCTATAATATCTCCTAGCAATGCTCCTATAGAAGATATCAATGAATATATAATATAAGCCGAGTTATCGAGGGCAATAGCATAGATAGCCCCTACACCAGTTCCAAATATAATACCTACTAATAACCCTTCATAGGTTTTTCCATCACCTAAGACCCTTCTACCATCTATGAAGATCTTCCCAAGATCTATTGGAGTACCCCTTTTAACAAAGACAGGTGCGCCGTTTGCTGCCATTGCAGGGAAGTATATGAAGATAACACTTGCTATAAAACCTATGAGATCACTTATTTCCTCCATATGCTTCCCAAGCATATAGGCTGAGAAAATTTATTAATCCTGACAAGAGTCTTATTAGGTAGAACATGCCTCAGGCTGTTTCTGAAAGGCCTGAGGTTGTTTTAACAGCTGATAGAGGATCTTTCACGGA is a genomic window containing:
- a CDS encoding DHHA1 domain-containing protein, which encodes MVTRSMARSEKFSRDLCVVSHEEDIDGIGSAAVAIKSMKVRCVYLTGYFKDEWLLLSRKIAGRCRDKRSIELLITDLNPNVEMIETLDRSLAKCEDKRVIWIDHHVWSEEALSKARALGYIETHINRSMTATENVIHYFGLEKMIDISVIAYLSRDTDYGLFSHPLSEPLTDVIRYSLYRKGDKRFLIKLARKFSKGIIWDHEIDGVWAEAKREKEKILEDLRRGVVVRDIKGYKTLFLISDPMISSKIAIREAGVKGYDIAFVIYRNGAVTIARGSENINCAEIAMRLGGGGHPHIAGAQIDRKVVEAGLEEIIKYISERL
- a CDS encoding CDP-2,3-bis-(O-geranylgeranyl)-sn-glycerol synthase; this translates as MEEISDLIGFIASVIFIYFPAMAANGAPVFVKRGTPIDLGKIFIDGRRVLGDGKTYEGLLVGIIFGTGVGAIYAIALDNSAYIIYSLISSIGALLGDIIGAFIKRRLGIPRGAPAPILDQLSFYLFANLLIKITRLDRGIGYVIGLWEFIAGAIIVLILHIGTNWGAYKLGIKSVPY